The Candidatus Uhrbacteria bacterium DNA window GCATGGGGCAGCGGAGGTGGTCCACGGCGTAGATGGGCGAACGCGTCCGCCACTCATCCTCGGGCACGAGGCCAAACAGATAGCGCGCCTCGAACTTGTGCGTGTCGTCGTTCAGCGTCGTGAGGTCGCAGATGCCGAAGTGCACGACGCCGGCCTTGAAGAAATCGGTCGTCGTGAGAGCGGCGAGCACCGTGAACCCGCTCGCGCTCTGGCCGCGAATGGCGACACGATCCTTGTCCACGCGTCCTTCGACGATGAGGTGCCGGGCGCCAGCGATGCAGTCATCCACATCGTAGATGCCCCACATGCCATTCAGGCGTTCGCGGTATTGCCGTCCGTGGTTCGAACTGCCGCGGTAGTCCACATCGAGGACGGCGAAACCGCGGCTCGTCCAGAACTGGATGATGGCGTTGAAGGAGAGGCTGGCCGCGCTTGTGGGACCTCCGTGCGAGGTCACGATGAGCGGCGGCTGCGTGCCTTCCGGCGCCTGATGTTCCGGATTCTTCGGCGGGTAGAAGAAGCCGAAAGCTCGATTGTCACCGGTCGTCTTGAACTCGATGGCCTCCGGGGTCGAGAGGTACGCCTCCGGAACAGGAGCCGTCTCTCCGATGGAGTGGAGAGGACCGCCCGGAGGGCCCACGTAGATGGTCTGGGGACGCGTCGGACTTCCCCCGAGAATGGCTACACGCGTGTTGCTCGTCCGCACCTCGGAGACTTCGGAGAGTGGCAAAGCTTTGGTGCTGTAGCGGGCGCGGGGCGTGATGGAATCTACCGCCCAGCCTTCACTCCGACGGCAGGCGGCGAAGATCACGCCGTTGCAGAACCCGTAGTGCGACAGGCCGAAGGCCCACGGGGGCCTGGTGTGCTCACCGCAGATGGGGTCGGCGGGGTTCTTGATGGTTCCGCGGCTCCAGGCGTAGATGTTCCACCACCCCGTGATGTCTGAGATGAAGTGGAGCATGCCTCCCGGCGACCACGAGGGTTCCAGAATGGACTCCGGGTGCAGCCCCTCACCATCCACGATGATTCCGCTCTGACGAATGGTTCCGTCCGTCTGGAGCTTTCCCCGGCAGAGCTGGGTGGCGCCCCACGGCATATGGGGGTGATGCCACTGGATCCATGCGATCTCCTTGCCGGAGGGCGAGAGCCGTGGCGCGGCATAGAAATCAGCGCCCGAAACGAGAGGGGTCACCGTGCCGTCTGCGAGGTTGATGGTCACGATTTCGGTGGTCGCGTCCACGTTCTTTGTGGCGCCCACATGATTCTCGCGCACAGCGATGAGCCGGCGGCGCGGTCGATCCAGGGTGAGGTCGGCGTAGAGGTGGTCAGGCGCCTCTTGGGTGATGGGCACCGGAGTGTCGTCCCGCAGAGGGTTGTAGCTGTACACGCGCCCATCCTTCTTGTGGAGGAAAAAGAGCTCTCCCTCATCCACGGCCATAGCGCCGCCGCCGTAGTGTGCGGACGCGAACGCGCTCCAGGGGGCGGGGAGGACGTCTTCGGGCGTTCCGTCGGGGCCTTCCCGCACGATGACGTACCGGCCCTCCTCAACCGGCCGCTTCTCGATCCAGTACAGGCGGTCGCCGTCGAAGTGCATTTCGACCTTCGAGGCTGACGCCTTTGCCGCGAGGGCGGGCGTGAGGGGGCTTGACCAGAGGCCAAAGGGGGTAATGTGCATGGGGGATTCCTTTCGTCCGGCCCAATGACATCAAAGTGACGATGGTTTGTAAAGTCGAAACCCCGCGGATGGGCGGGGTGTGAAGAAGGAACTTGTTGTCCTAGCTCATGGCTCTCTTGAGGTCCCACACGAACCGTTCAAGGTGAGGGATCGTGTGAGGCATGAGGCAGAGCTTGTAGACAGTGGCTGGGCACGCGTTGGGGTCGCGGCCGCTGCCATCGAGTCGCTCGATGTGGTCGCTGCGCAGGTGGTAGGGGGCCAACGGGCCGTCTCCCTGGCGCAGGTACTCGGGGATGGCGCCATCCTCGATGTTCACCTCAAGCGGCAGGAACGGCGTGGCCTTGTGGTACGGCCAGAACCGGATGCGTTCGTCGCCGTCGAAGCGATCCATGAGGAGTCCGCGCAGAAGGTCGCGCGCCCCGATGCACTTCTTCACGAACGCGCGCTGGCCCGACACGCCGAGACTGCGCATGAGGTACCACGCGAGCACGGGCGAGACGGCCGAACGCGACCCGGGAAGAGTGTCGTCCGCGTGTCCGTTCACGTACGCGACGTCTTGGGTCACGAGTCCCTGAAGGCCCTTCCGGCAGAGGAAGATGCCGGCAGGGTAGGGCACGCCGCCCATCTTGTCGGCGTCCACCGCGATGGAGCGCACGGCGGGAAGGTCGAAGCCGAAGCGGATCTCGGGCGCCATGAAAGGGACCGTGAAGCCGCCGAAGGAGGCATCCACGTGCAGGTAGCAGTTGTCCCGTTCCCGGAGCAGGTGTGCGATCTCCTCGACAGGGTCCACGGCGCCGGTGAGGCAAACCCCCACGGTGGCGACGACGAGGAAGCGTCGGTACCCGCCGCCCTCGAGAGACCGGATGGTCTCCATGAGGTGCTCGGGGTCCATCGCCCCGTCAGCGCGCAAGCGCACATGGAAGATCTGGCCGTGGCGCGGCTTGCTCTCGAAGCAGTGCTTCCGCCCACAGCGCGGGCATTTCTCCCAGTGCGCGCGGGCGATGTCGAGGAGCTGGGCGCCCTTGTAGACGGAGTAGTGCGCCGTCGGAGCCACGAGGATGGCGGTGCCAACCTCGAAGGGATCCGCGATCTTGCTCTGCAGGTACTCCCGTCCAATCCACATCCCCTGCAGGTTGGCTTCGGTGCCGCCGCCGCAGAAGAAACCGTCCACCGTGGCGGGCACTCCGCCCATCACACTGGCCACCATCCAGACAGCCTCGGCCTCCATACGCTGGATCTGCTCGAAGCCGCCTTCGCCCTCGGCGAACGACCAGCTATCGCCCTGCGCTTCTCCGTGCGTGTGCGTGCCGATCGCGTTCAAGTGCCGGACGAGCAGGGGGCCTGCGAGGTCCGCGAGCTCCCGCCGCAACGGGGTGCCCGGATAGCAGAAGGGGGGCGGGGTCGTCTCGTAGGGGGAGCCGATGGTCTGGACGAGTTCACGGACTGTCTCGAGATTTGCTGGCTTCTCGGGCCAGCGCCAGGCAGGTTCTCCTGTCATGGTCAATTCTCCACGGTAGCGAACTACCGCCATTACTCTACACTTGCCGGCTCCCTTGTCAACGGCGACTGATCAACACTAAGTGTGGATCAGTTTGTAGGGGAGAAATGCGATTTTCTAAAAGCTAGCAATTCGAAACCAGGCCTTGGGGCCTGGTGAGAGAGAAAGGATCGACTGAACTAGTGGTCCCACGCGCCTTCCGGCTTGGGGGATTTCACGTCCTTCATGATTGCCCAGAGTTCCGGGTAGAGGCGTGCCGTGCGCAGGATCGCGTCGAGGTACGGGACCCCGTCTGATCCAGCGGTGCCCGCGGTGTTCGGACCCAGAAAGTGGATGGCGAGTTTGAGGTGCACCTGACGGAAGTCGAGGTACGTTTTCTCGAAGCGCCAGATTGCCTGGGCAAGCCGACGCAAGGGGTGACCCTTGTGCGCGTCGCTCATGAGGTCTCCGAGTGCGATCTCTGCCCGGACGAGCGCTTCCTTGAAGCGACACACGACCGACGGGGTACGGGCGCGCTCCTCCATCTTGAGCGTCCACCAGCGGGACGAACGCCCGTGCATTCCTGCGGGGACGTTCATTGTTCCCCGGAACGTGAAGGTGCGACCGTGAATGGTCATGTAGGGCGAGTCCGACCGCATGCCGGCCAGGAGTTCCACCTCACGCGCCTGTGCGGATTCCGCACCGCTTGCCGGGACGACCTCGTCTCGGAACCCGACCCCTTTTTTCATGAACAGATCTTTGTCCATGCGGAAGAGGAGGCGGGTGGAGTCGATGGCTGACTTCATCCAGGAGATGGCCCAGCGCATGTGCGGCAGGGCGCCATCGGAGTCGTCCTTCTCGATCGCGTCGCGCGTCATCTCGAGTTCACGGATGACGCGCAGAAGCGCGAGTTCGCATGCCTGGTGCACCACGATGAAGTTTGCCTCCTCGTGGTTGATCGCTGCACGCGTGTGGGCACTGCCCACGTTCGGCTCGCCCGCTGCGGGAAGGATCACACGCAGGCCGATGTAGGTGCAGTAGTGTGGCTTGGCCGGATCGGCGACTTCATGCCCGCAGGCCAGAACGACCGTGCCGGGAGTGGATGACTCTCGCCAGTGGGACTCGTCCATCAGACACCCCGTACGCCCATGAGGTGCTTTGCGCGCGCCACCGTGGGAGCGATGTGCTCGCGCGCCCGCCGCCCGCCGTCATGCAGGATGGCCTCGATATAGTCGTCGCCCTGGGCCTTGATGGCCCGGTAGCGCTCCTGCAGGGGGGCGAGGAGGTTGACGATCCGATCGCCGAGGTCCGTCTTGCACGCTCCGCACTCGATGTCTCCGCTCTTGCAGGCGTTGCGGAGTTGCAGCTCGCGCGTGACATCGCCCGGCAGGAGCGTGTGGAGCTGGAAGACGCGGCAGATCTCGGGCTCTCCCGGACTGGCGCCGACGCGCGGCTCCACCGGGTCGGGCAGAGACGGGGTCGGCGGCAGCTTCTTGTCGGCGCGCCGGCACCGCTTCATGATCACGTCGGGCGTCTCGTCCAGACTGATGGTGCTCTCGGGATGGCTCTTTCCCATCTTGCCCGTACCCTTGAGGCCCGGGACGCGCACGCCGGGGCCATCCATCAGGTCGGGGACGGGGAAGAGTTCCTCGCCCACCATCTTGTTGAACCGGCGCGCAAGCGTGCGCGCCAGCTCCACGTGCGGGTGCTGGTCCTCGCCCACGGGCACGAGGTGCGCCGAGGGGGCCAGGATGTCGGCCGCCATCAGGACGGGGTAGGTGTAGATGCCGGCGTTGGGCGGATTGCCGCCCGCGGCCATCTCGTCGCGCTTCTCCTTGAAGTGGGGAAGCCGGTCGAGCTCGCCCATGCCCACCAGGCACATGAGCAGCCACGTGAGCTCCGTGATCTCGGGGACCGAGCTCTGCGCGTAGATGACGTGCCGCGCGGGGTCGATCCCGGCGGCCAAGTACCAGCGGACGATCTCGCGCATGTCTGCCTCGATCGCCTCGGACTCCTCGCGCGTCGTGAGCGTGTGGAGGTTGGCGATGAAGAAGAAGCACCGATAGTCGGGCTTCTCTGCGAGTTCCGCGAAGAAGCGGATGGCGCCCAGGTAGTTGCCGATGTGCAAGCGCCCGGTGGCGCGGATCCCGGAGAGGACGATTTGTGCGGACATGAGGTTTCCAGAGTACGCCCGGGGAGGAAGTTCCGCGGGGTGCCTTTACCCTAGAGCCAAGCGAAATACCTGTCAACTAAGCGAACCTCGCTGTCGTTATTTGACGTGCGTTACTCGCCTATAGTATGTTGTCTGCAGTCCTTTTCCTTATTTCAAAGCCATTGAACCGAGAAGTAGTAGCGTACAAGCTCCCTGGGTAGCGAGCGGGGGAGAGTGCAAGCCCCGTCATAGCGGTACGTGAAATTGGGCTCGGTGAGGCGGGTGTTGCATTGGTGACATCCCGGAAGCTCCCGTAACCATGAGCGAACGCATATCTACGGAGTGCGTAAAAGCGCCAGGCGTATTGTTTGGCAGAGAGGTGGTACCGCGGGAAGAATCCCCGTCCTCTCAAGTCACCTATGGTGGCTTGCAAGGACGGGGCTTTTTGTACCCGCACTGGAGGAACGACGATGCACAGCAAGATCCCTCTCTCCCCTGCCTACACGAAGAAGTTGCGCATGCGCGAGGCGCTGTTCGAACCCGCCCAGCTCCTTCCTGTCCAGGAACGTCTGCTTCGCTCCATCGGCAAGTATCGCTACACGGACCTCATCCGCGCGACGCTTGGCCGGCACCTCAACATGGAGGAGGCATTCGTCGCGATGTGCTACGCCCTTCGGGCCTCCAACGGCTACCTCGAACGCCTGTACCTCTCCGGACTTGACGATTTCGGCGAAACCGGAAACGTCATGGCGGCGCGGGAGATGCTCTCGGGTCTGGCCATGAAGGAGGCGTGGGCGCATCTTACGCCCTCTGAGATTGCCGGGATGGTCGCGGCAACCATGATGGATGTCATGCGCTTCCCCGCATACGGGGACCGTGTCTTCGAGAACTGCGGCATGGGAGGGGATCGCGGTGTTCAGTTCAACGGAGAGCCGTTCCGTCGCAAGACGATCAATGGCTCTACGCTCTCCACTCTCGTGCTGGCTACTCTGCGCATCATCCAGACGGCGAAGCACGGTTCCTACGCCAACACGTCTGCCGTGGGCTCAACGGACGCTATCGAGCACCTCGGCGTCCGCGTGGACCTGCCGAACGTTGGGGTGCAGAATCGTCTCGCTGCGCTCGGTTTCCACTTCACCGATGCCCACGCGTGGAAGACGATTCACGATCTCTCTCACGCGGAGCCGCGTCGGGAGACGGTGAACCACATCGTGGGACCGCTTACGCCCCCGATCCACCCGGACATCGAACTCTTCAAGATCGTCGGCGTGAGCGAGAAGATGCATCCGCAGATCGTCGCCAAAGCCCTTGCGGTTCTGGGTGACGAGGGGGTCTTCCGCCTCAAGCACGCTGCCGCCGTGTGTGGACTCGAACGCGTTATCGACGTCGAGGAAGTCTCCGTGCACGAGCGCGTGCGTAGTGTCACGGTCCTCGACGAGCTCTCGCCTATCGCTTCGGCGGTGGCCATTGTGAGGAACGGGGAGTACTGCGGTACGCATATTCTCACGCCGAGCATGTTCGGCACCGCTCCTTTCAAGAACCCGCTCTCGGTGTTTGTAGAGAATACGGTGGAGCGCATCATGGAGGCAAACCGCACCGCGCTCTCGGGCGTGGACGATGGAAGGGACCTCGTTCCCTTCCTCGCCATGAATGCGGCGTTCAGCCTCTACCTGGTGGACTGCCTCACGGATGATCCTGTGTCCGAGACACGGCCGCCGTCCAGGGATGCTCTCTCCACTTGCTACCAGCGCTGCCTCGATGTGCTCCAAAGCGGGCGCGTCAAGCAGTTCGTCGACGGTTACGCCGAGCGGAGCCAGACGATTCAAGACTGACGTTCTTTTCTTTCGGGCCTCCACGGGGGCCCTTTCCAAATTGACTATGAATTCTTGTTTGTCACCACAAGTTATTGGGATGGTGCACTTTTCCCCTCTGAATGGCGATCCGGCCTATCCAGGTGAAAAGATTCTTTTTGATCGAGCTCTCGCTGATATCCACGCCCTGCAAAATGGCGGAGTAGATGCCATCATGTTTGAGAATAATTTTGACAACCCAAAGTTTGAAATACTTCCCAAAGAACAGGCAGAGTCTTTTTCTTTACTTGTCGAGCGACTTCTTCCGAAAGTGAAGCTTCCATGGGGAGTGAGTGCTCTGTGGAATGATTATCGTCTGGCACTTTCTCTTTGCCAAAAGTTCGGCGGGGTGATGGTGCGCGTTCCGGTGTTTGCCGACCAAGTTGAGACGGTCTACGGGATCTTCGATGGACATCCAGAAGACGTTCTGTCATTCCGGTCGTCTATCGGCGCGGATCATGTAAAGATTTACGTAGACGTGCAAGTGAAGCATGCACGATTGACACAACCCCGCCCGCTTGCCGAATCCATCGCTGACACTGTTTCTTACCCGATTGACGGCATCATTCTTACGGGGTCTTGGACAGGCGATCCACCGTCGGTGGAGGATTGCCAGCTTGCACGCTCTCTCGCTCCACGTCACATGGAAGTACTGACAGGAAGTGGCATGACGAGTGAAAATATCGGCGCTTTTCTTCCGTACATGCAGGGTTGTATTATTGGGACGGCGTTTAAAGAAGTAAAAGGACCCCAAAAGAGTGGGCCAAATGTTGTCGGGCCAGAGGTGCGTTACGATCCAGAACGAGTACAGGGGTTTATGCAAAAGATCCGGTGGCATACTTAGCCAAAAGGATAGGAGATGCACTTGCAAAAGCTCATTCTCTTTGTCTGTAGGGGGAACATCCATCGCTCTGTGGTTGCCGAGCTTCTGGCGCGCAAGCTTCTTGTGGCGAACGGCCACCCGGATGTAGAGGTTGGGTCCCGTGGCCTGCAGTGGTACATGGGCGAACCGCCTCGCCATCCAAATCTGATGCATTACCCGTCGGCGTGGGAAGGATCGCGGGAAGCTCTTGCCGAGCGTGAAGTTGATGTGTCCCGGCACATTGCTCGTCGGCTTGAGCTTGAGGACATGGAGCGCGCAGATGCTGTCATTGTGATGGATCAGGAACTTCTCCGAGACAGTCCGACGAGTGTTCTCAACCTCTTCCCTTCGTATGGGGAGAAGACGCATCTCTTCTCCGAGCTGATTGACAAGATTCAAGATGTAGAAGATCGTGGTGAGTACGCAAGCACGTCCGAGTATCGTGCAGCCGTGGAGGAAATCGAATCGACGCTCGTTTCCGGCCTGCCCCGCCTTCTCTTGTGGGTCGGTGAGGGTGTTCCTTAGCAATTTTCCATAGAGGTTTTGCAATGAATCTTCCCGCTTACTTCTGGCATGTGCACAGCAATAACCCAAGCGGCGGGCCCAAGGTCATGGTCTTGGGCGGCACGCATGGGGATGAGCACACGGGACTCTGGGTCGTCCATCATCTGCTCAAGAAGTTCGGCATCGAGGGCGCGCCCTGCGGTTCGTACCAGGCCAATGGGATGTTGGGCGATCTCTACATCGGGATCGGCAACCCAGAGGCGGTTCTGCGCGGCGTGCGCGGTGTCTCCATCGAGAAGGACCTGAACCGGTGCTTCGAACCGATGGTCATGGACAGTCCGGCCAACACGTTCCACGATGTCATGCGGGCGCGGGAACTCTTCCCGCTCCTCTGTCAGATGGACTACCTCTTCGACATCCATGCCGTGAGCAACCCCAAAGCCTCACCCTTCGTCTGCTTCGGCAAGATGACGCCCGAGCACCGGCGGCTGTGCGACCTCATTCCGGTCCGGCACATCCTCACGGACCCCGACAACATCCTGCCCACGGACGATCCGGGAAGCCAGATGCTCTCGACGACCGACGCGGTCGTGGACCGCAACGGCGGGACGGCGATCACCTACGAGACCGGCTTCCAGAGCGATGCATCCAAGCTCCCGCGGGCGATCCGTGTGCTCGTGCGGCTCCTGTGCGGGGAAGGGGCAGGGGTGATCGACGACCGTCTTGCACGGCACATCCTCAAGGGCGTCAAGTACGTGCGCCCTACGATGCCCGATCAACGCGTGTTCGCGCTGACCCATTGCCTCGTTGCCAGGAGCACAGACCTCGGGTTCGAGCATGGGAAGAAGAGCATGCTCAAGAACTGGCACCCTGTGTGCAAGGGGGAGCGCTACGGACGCTACACGGATGATGGAGAGGTCGTCCTCATTCCGGCGGACGGGTTCATCGTTTTTCCCACGAAGCCCGACCGGATGAAGCCCAACAAGGCGATGGTCTACATCGCCCGTGCACTCTAGGGATCCATGATCTCTTTCTCTCCCTCGTCCACGGACGAGGTTTCGACTTTTTACAGCGTTTCGAAAACCCGCCGATGTGCAGCGGGTAGGACTTCTCTGGCGGCGTTCTCTAGCCAAGCCGTTCGAAGTATTGAAGAAATGTACGTGCGTCGCCCTTGCGGCTCGAAGAAAAAAAGCGTCGTCCATGCCGAGTGTCCACCGCGTAGAGGAGGTTCTGACGGTCGGCGAGCATCATGCGCTGGTAGACGGTGCCATTTGCCACCCGGAAGAATTTATACGTCGCGAACGTGACAGGCACGCGTTCCTCGAACGCGTGGGCATCCTCTTCCGTACCAAAGCCCGCGCGGACAAGGCGTACTCCCTCCTTCATGCGACTCCCGAGAAGGTGGAAGTAGTCCGTCGGGAGCGGCTTTGTGAGTTCCTCTGCAAGGTCCATGGTTACCAGAATCTCCTCCCTTGCATTACCAACGAGGGACATGGCAAGGGAAAGAATCTGGTCTGCCGGAACGCAACAGCGACCGACAAGGAGCCGGCACAATTGCTGTTTAATCATGTGCACCTCGATCCGTGTTTAAGATACAGGAAGCGCGGATACCAAGCAATCTTCCTCTTTCAGCGTTCCGTGCCGGGCAAGTTATCCACAAAAATGTTTGCGCGAAAGGTGCTTGTTTTGAATACTCGAGTCCTAGGAGGTGCCAAGCCATGACGGATCTCGGTATTGCTGCATCGGTCGCGGCCAACCAGATGCACGGGGACGATGGAGACGGTCGGATTATTCTCGCTCACGGCGACATCCGCCCTCTGCAGAGTCAGGTTGAGTCTGCTCATCAGACGCTCGACAACGTGGACCAGATCTTCCCCCTCGAAACGGGGGAAGGGGGGTCGGCGCCGGTCGAGGTTGATACGTCGGCCAACATGCTCGCGCCTCCGCCCCGCACTGACCCGGAGATCATCCGGCAGCTCTGGGAGAAGGTGAAGGACATGCGACGTCGCCGCCGGGCGCGGATCGATGAAGCGTGGAGGCGGTTGGGTGAGCTCGGTCGCGCGGCAGTCGAGCAGGCCGGCCCGCCTTCGACGGATGCTGTCGCAGTGGCTCTGCGTGAAATCGTGGGGCACGCGTACGCGGCCGCCGAGGTTACCGAGACGCTCCAGCGCCTGGGAGTGCTCGTCTCGTCGCGGCAGTCTCTTCTCGAGACCATGCTCTTCTGGCGCCTGTCCGAGTCCGTTCGGACCGAGATGCGCCACCAGGACCTCCTTACCCTCGTGAACGTGTTCATCGAGGTCGAGGAAGGGTTCCCCTACGCCTGGCCGTTTCAATTGTCGCCGCTCGTGTTCCCCTTCATCTCGGAAGAGGCGAATCATGCCCTCGCGCTCCTTGAGGGCAAGGCTTTGGCCTGTTGGGCTCCGGAAGGGGACGACGAGCGCGCGCCGGTGGTGCACGACCTGGCGCTTGAAGTGCTTCACGCGGCCACTGTCTGCGCAGGCTCTTCGCGCGAGGCATGTGCGCACGACCTCAACTGGAGCAACTGGCGCTACGCCATGATGACGCTCAAGCGCTACCCCAAGTACTGGCGACTGTGGGGCGACGCGCTCCAGTTCCTCTCCGTTCATTTTTTCGGATCGACGCTCCTCGAGAACGTCTGACACGACTTTTCTTGCGACGCCAAAAGCGTCGCTTTCGACTTTATACACACAGGCGCCCCGTTTTGTCGGAAACTCCTGACAACACTTTTGCGCAAGAATGAGTTGTTTTCGTAACCCTTGTTGGAAACTAATGACAGAAACTGCTTAGTTTAGCCAAAAAACCATTGACAAAACCGCATTTTTCTGGCGTAATGACACTGTTAACACGCTCGATATGCCCACAAATATATCGAGGACCGCCGGCGGTCGGTAATCGCGAGGATGGAGGTGCTACAATCTATAGAGCTCGTGTGCGTCCGTGTGGAATGCTTATGGATGTACATGTGGCCACACGACTTTTTGGACAGTCCCTTATGGGACAAGCATCTCATCTATATGATGTCCCCTGAACGTATTGGATATCTACTCCTAGGCCTCACCCTCGCGGCCGCCGTTTTGTACGGACTCTTCGAGCTTCGGGCCCGTACGAACACACAACCGTCGTCGCAGGCGGAATCGAGAGAGGGGGAGACCCCGCTTCCGCCTGGCGATGAACTTGATCGGATCTTGGCTTCACTACCTTCGTCGGAACGTTCCACGTTCGATCCTGCATCGATCGAGTGGGTTCCCTACACCGACGGCACGGACAAGTTTTTCCTCGAACGTCCGCGTGGGTGGGAAATAACCGAGACGGCTCATGCAACCTATCCGGAGGCTCGACGCATTACCGTAGTCGAGGGGCAAGCGGCGTTCACAATCTATCCGCGCGGGGAATTCGACTACGGTCTTCCGGCGCGTCCGTCAGCCAGTACGGCGGTCGCGGTAAGTGGACGACCGGCGACTCTGCGTGAGTGGAATCTGCCAGATGGGTCTTGGCTTGCTGTTGCGACGCTCGATGAGCAGCCAACCGAGGGATTCCGCATCGAACTCTCGGTTCTGAATCCAAGTCTTGTCTCACAGCAGATTCTACGCGAGATGCTTAGTCGCTTTCAGCTTCTCTAAATTTTTCTCCCAGATCTCCCTTGCT harbors:
- a CDS encoding S9 family peptidase; the protein is MHITPFGLWSSPLTPALAAKASASKVEMHFDGDRLYWIEKRPVEEGRYVIVREGPDGTPEDVLPAPWSAFASAHYGGGAMAVDEGELFFLHKKDGRVYSYNPLRDDTPVPITQEAPDHLYADLTLDRPRRRLIAVRENHVGATKNVDATTEIVTINLADGTVTPLVSGADFYAAPRLSPSGKEIAWIQWHHPHMPWGATQLCRGKLQTDGTIRQSGIIVDGEGLHPESILEPSWSPGGMLHFISDITGWWNIYAWSRGTIKNPADPICGEHTRPPWAFGLSHYGFCNGVIFAACRRSEGWAVDSITPRARYSTKALPLSEVSEVRTSNTRVAILGGSPTRPQTIYVGPPGGPLHSIGETAPVPEAYLSTPEAIEFKTTGDNRAFGFFYPPKNPEHQAPEGTQPPLIVTSHGGPTSAASLSFNAIIQFWTSRGFAVLDVDYRGSSNHGRQYRERLNGMWGIYDVDDCIAGARHLIVEGRVDKDRVAIRGQSASGFTVLAALTTTDFFKAGVVHFGICDLTTLNDDTHKFEARYLFGLVPEDEWRTRSPIYAVDHLRCPMLICQGLEDTAVPPSQAEKMVAALEHRGVPCTYITFAEEGHGFVDAKNITRALEEELAFYCRVFGITP
- the trpS gene encoding tryptophan--tRNA ligase, which codes for MSAQIVLSGIRATGRLHIGNYLGAIRFFAELAEKPDYRCFFFIANLHTLTTREESEAIEADMREIVRWYLAAGIDPARHVIYAQSSVPEITELTWLLMCLVGMGELDRLPHFKEKRDEMAAGGNPPNAGIYTYPVLMAADILAPSAHLVPVGEDQHPHVELARTLARRFNKMVGEELFPVPDLMDGPGVRVPGLKGTGKMGKSHPESTISLDETPDVIMKRCRRADKKLPPTPSLPDPVEPRVGASPGEPEICRVFQLHTLLPGDVTRELQLRNACKSGDIECGACKTDLGDRIVNLLAPLQERYRAIKAQGDDYIEAILHDGGRRAREHIAPTVARAKHLMGVRGV
- a CDS encoding BtpA/SgcQ family protein, whose protein sequence is MNSCLSPQVIGMVHFSPLNGDPAYPGEKILFDRALADIHALQNGGVDAIMFENNFDNPKFEILPKEQAESFSLLVERLLPKVKLPWGVSALWNDYRLALSLCQKFGGVMVRVPVFADQVETVYGIFDGHPEDVLSFRSSIGADHVKIYVDVQVKHARLTQPRPLAESIADTVSYPIDGIILTGSWTGDPPSVEDCQLARSLAPRHMEVLTGSGMTSENIGAFLPYMQGCIIGTAFKEVKGPQKSGPNVVGPEVRYDPERVQGFMQKIRWHT
- a CDS encoding aspartate aminotransferase family protein, which translates into the protein MTGEPAWRWPEKPANLETVRELVQTIGSPYETTPPPFCYPGTPLRRELADLAGPLLVRHLNAIGTHTHGEAQGDSWSFAEGEGGFEQIQRMEAEAVWMVASVMGGVPATVDGFFCGGGTEANLQGMWIGREYLQSKIADPFEVGTAILVAPTAHYSVYKGAQLLDIARAHWEKCPRCGRKHCFESKPRHGQIFHVRLRADGAMDPEHLMETIRSLEGGGYRRFLVVATVGVCLTGAVDPVEEIAHLLRERDNCYLHVDASFGGFTVPFMAPEIRFGFDLPAVRSIAVDADKMGGVPYPAGIFLCRKGLQGLVTQDVAYVNGHADDTLPGSRSAVSPVLAWYLMRSLGVSGQRAFVKKCIGARDLLRGLLMDRFDGDERIRFWPYHKATPFLPLEVNIEDGAIPEYLRQGDGPLAPYHLRSDHIERLDGSGRDPNACPATVYKLCLMPHTIPHLERFVWDLKRAMS
- a CDS encoding succinylglutamate desuccinylase/aspartoacylase family protein; the encoded protein is MNLPAYFWHVHSNNPSGGPKVMVLGGTHGDEHTGLWVVHHLLKKFGIEGAPCGSYQANGMLGDLYIGIGNPEAVLRGVRGVSIEKDLNRCFEPMVMDSPANTFHDVMRARELFPLLCQMDYLFDIHAVSNPKASPFVCFGKMTPEHRRLCDLIPVRHILTDPDNILPTDDPGSQMLSTTDAVVDRNGGTAITYETGFQSDASKLPRAIRVLVRLLCGEGAGVIDDRLARHILKGVKYVRPTMPDQRVFALTHCLVARSTDLGFEHGKKSMLKNWHPVCKGERYGRYTDDGEVVLIPADGFIVFPTKPDRMKPNKAMVYIARAL